The following are encoded together in the Macadamia integrifolia cultivar HAES 741 chromosome 10, SCU_Mint_v3, whole genome shotgun sequence genome:
- the LOC122091733 gene encoding leucine-rich repeat extensin-like protein 3 encodes MSRLLIFILIISFLFNNLSEAKNEKKLPSAVVVGTVYCDTCFQQDFSKSSYFISEASVAVQCGDGSAKPSFSKEVKTNKHGEFRVHLPFTVSKHVKRIKKCSVKLISSSESFCSVASRATSSSLHLKSRKQGVHIFSAGFFTFKPLKEPELCNQRPSLEASKHQLIPNPVTQDPTIPNVPSFTPTTPYLSPPILPNLPPLPSLPPLPPLPPLPGLPTLPPPVPNAKMLSDQTVSKHQTASSLAFLFPPLVPPLFPTPPPFGIPNPFQPPALLPPLPFQPPPPPFFNLPPVPGLSPPPSPPPFFNFPPVPGLSPPPSSPPPLFSFPPIPGLSPPPSPPPPPPPILPFPLPPLFPPPGGFPGIPPAHPRSKETSP; translated from the exons ATGTCTAGGTTGCTGAtattcattctcatcatcagtTTCCTCTTCAATAATCTCTCAGAGGctaaaaatgagaagaaacttCCATCTGCAGTTGTAGTGGGCACTGTTTACTGTGATACTTGTTTCCAGCAAGACTTCTCTAAAAGCAGCTACTTCATATCAG AAGCTTCGGTTGCCGTTCAATGTGGAGACGGAAGTGCAAAACCCAGTTTTAGCAAGGAAGTGAAGACTAATAAACATGGAGAGTTCAGAGTTCATCTACCTTTCACTGTCAGCAAACATgtcaaaagaatcaagaaatgcTCAGTGAAGTTAATTAGCAGCAGTGAGTCTTTCTGTTCAGTGGCCTCCAGAGCTACTTCCTCATCACTCCATCTGAAGTCAAGGAAACAAGGAGTTCACATTTTCTCAGCTGGGTTTTTCACCTTCAAGCCCTTGAAAGAGCCAGAGTTGTGTAATCAGAGACCAAGCCTTGAAGCCTCAAAGCACCAACTCATTCCCAATCCTGTAACTCAGGATCCAACCATACCAAATGTACCCTCTTTCACACCCACAACTCCATATTTATCTCCTCCTATACTACCCAATCTTCCACCATTGCCATCATTACCACCTCTCCCTCCCCTGCCACCATTGCCAGGACTACCAACGTTACCACCACCTGTGCCCAATGCTAAAATGCTTTCAGACCAAACTGTATCTAAGCATCAAACCGCAAGCAGCTTAGCATTCCTCTTTCCCCCTTTAGTTCCACCGTTATTCCCAACGCCACCTCCATTCGGGATTCCAAATCCATTTCAACCTCCAGCACTTCTGCCCCCACTTCCGTTtcagccaccaccaccaccattttTCAACCTTCCACCAGTTCCAGGGCTATCTCCacccccatcaccaccaccttttttcaattttccacCAGTTCCAGGGCTAtctccaccaccatcatcaccaccaccattgTTCAGTTTTCCACCAATTCCAGGCCTATCTCCAcctccatcaccaccaccaccaccaccaccaatacTACCCTTTCCTTTACCTCCATTGTTCCCACCTCCAGGGGGATTCCCAGGCATTCCTCCAGCTCATCCACGTTCAAAGGAAACCTCTCCTTGA